Proteins co-encoded in one Zootoca vivipara chromosome 3, rZooViv1.1, whole genome shotgun sequence genomic window:
- the MMUT gene encoding methylmalonyl-CoA mutase, mitochondrial, producing the protein MLRAKNGLLCLWPSCYRKEAGPHLREQFWRSLHGQVLHPEWAAMAKKQLKGKNPEELIWHTPEGIAIKPLYSTRDTKDFPEELPGVKPFTRGPYPTMYTYRPWTIRQYAGFSTVEESNKFYKDNIRAGQQGLSVAFDLATHRGYDSDNPRVRGDVGMAGVAIDTVEDTKILFDGIPLEKMSVSMTMNGAVIPVLATFIVTGEEQGVPQSKLTGTIQNDILKEFMVRNTYIFPPEPSMRIIADIFQYTSKHMPKFNSISISGYHMQEAGADAILELAYTIADGLEYCRTGLQAGLTIDEFAPRLSFFWGIGMNFYMEIAKLRAGRRLWAHLIEKMFQPKDTKSLLLRAHCQTSGWSLTEQDPYNNIIRTTIEAMAAVFGGTQSLHTNSFDEALGLPTVKSARIARNTQIIIQEESGIPKVADPWGGSFLMESLTNDLYEAALKLINEIEEMGGMAKAVAEGIPKLRIEECAARRQARIDSGSEVIVGVNKYQLEKEETVEVLAIDNTSVRNKQIEKLKKVKACRDEAVAQRCLAALTECAATGQGNLLGLAVEAARARCTVGEITDAMKKVFGEHKASDRMVSGAYRQEFGESDEIAQAINRVNKFVEHEGRRPRLLVAKMGQDGHDRGAKVIATGFADLGFDVDIGPLFQTPREVAQQAVDADVHCVGVSTLAAGHKTLVPELLKELHALGRPDILVMCGGVIPPQDYDFLYDSGVSNIFGPGTRIPKAAVQVLDDIEKCLDKRQQSV; encoded by the exons ATGTTACGTGCCAAGAATGGACTTCTGTGCCTCTGGCCCTCCTGTTACAGGAAAGAAGCAGGGCCACACCTCCGTGAGCAGTTTTGGCGCTCGCTCCATGGACAGGTACTCCACCCAGAGTGGGCGGCCATGGCCAAAAAGCAGTTAAAGGGCAAGAATCCAGAGGAGCTGATATGGCACACCCCAGAAGGAATCGCCATCAAACCGTTGTACTCTACTCGGGACACAAAGGACTTTCCTGAGGAACTACCTGGGGTCAAACCCTTCACCCGTGGTCCTTACCCTACCATGTATACCTATAGACCTTGGACCATCCGCCAGTATGCTGGTTTCAGTACTGTGGAAGAAAGCAATAAATTCTACAAGGACAACATCAGGG CTGGCCAGCAGGGTTTATCCGTTGCTTTTGATCTGGCAACTCACCGCGGATATGATTCAGACAACCCCCGAGTCCGTGGAGATGTTGGAATGGCTGGAGTTGCCATTGATACAGTAGAAGATACCAAGATACTTTTTGATGGGATTCCTTTGGAGAAGATGTCCGTTTCAATGACAATGAACGGGGCAGTAATTCCTGTCCTAGCTACGTTCATCGTAACTGGGGAGGAACAAGGAGTGCCACAATCCAAGCTCACTGGGACAATACAGAATGATATACTGAAAGAATTCATGGTTCGAAATACATATATTTTCCCTCCAGAGCCATCAATGCGGATAATTGCTGACATATTTCAATATACATCAAAG cacATGCCCAAATTTAATTCTATTTCCATCAGTGGATACCATATGCAAGAAGCTGGAGCCGATGCGATTTTGGAATTAGCTTACACTATAGCTGATGGCTTAGAATACTGCAGAACTGGACTCCAGGCTGGTCTCACTATTGATGAATTTGCACCAAG GCTGTCTTTCTTCTGGGGAATTGGTATGAACTTCTACATGGAAATAGCTAAGCTAAGAGCCGGGAGGCGGCTTTGGGCTCATTTAATAGAAAAAATGTTTCAGCCCAAGGACACCAAATCACTTCTCCTTCGAGCTCATTGTCAGACTTCTGGGTGGTCACTAACAGAGCAG GATCCTTATAATAACATCATCCGCACTACAATTGAGGCAATGGCAGCTGTTTTTGGAGGTACTCAGTCCTTGCATACAAATTCATTTGATGAAGCTTTGGGATTGCCGACGGTGAAAAGTGCTCGAATTGCCCGGAATACCCAGATTATAATACAGGAAGAGTCTGGGATTCCTAAAGTCGCAGATCCATGGGGTGGCTCATTTCTGATGGAATCTCTCACCAATGATCTGTATGAAGCTGCATTAAAG CTCATTAATGAGAttgaggaaatgggtgggatgGCCAAAGCTGTAGCAGAAGGAATACCCAAACTTCGAATTGAAGAGTGCGCTGCTCGAAGACAAGCCAGGATCGATTCTG GTTCTGAAGTAATTGTCGGAGTGAATAAATACCAGTTGGAAAAAGAAGAGACTGTTGAAGTTTTGGCAATTGATAACACTTCAGTCCGTAACAAACAGATTGAAAAACTTAAAAAG GTGAAAGCTTGCAGAGATGAAGCTGTAGCACAACGTTGTCTTGCTGCCCTGACAGAATGCGCCGCCACAGGCCAAGGCAATTTGCTGGGCCTCGCCGTGGAAGCAGCACGTGCAAG ATGTACAGTTGGTGAAATAACGGATGCAATGAAAAAGGTGTTTGGTGAGCACAAAGCCAGTGATCGCATGGTGAGTGGAGCTTACCGTCAGGAGTTTGGGGAGAGTGACGAAATTGCTCAAGCAATCAACAG AGTTAACAAGTTTGTGGAACATGAAGGTCGGAGACCACGTCTTCTTGTTGCAAAAATGGGCCAGGATGGCCATGACAGAGGAGCCAAAGTGATTGCAACGGGATTTGCTGACCTTGGATTTGATGTGGATATAGGCCCACTCTTCCAG ACCCCCCGCGAAGTGGCCCAGCAGGCGGTAGATGCGGATGTGCATTGCGTGGGTGTGAGCACATTGGCTGCTGGCCACAAAACACTTGTTCCTGAACTCCTCAAAGAGCTGCATGCCCTTGGCCGCCCAGACATTCTCGTCATGTGTGGAGGCGTCATCCCTCCCCAG GATTATGACTTCCTGTATGACTCTGGTGTTTCCAATATATTTGGCCCTGGAACCCGAATCCCAAAGGCAGCTGTCCAAGTTCTTGATGATATTGAGAAATGCTTGGATAAGAGGCAGCAATCTGTGTAA